The Desmospora profundinema genome includes a region encoding these proteins:
- the celB gene encoding PTS cellobiose transporter subunit IIC, which produces MNRFVSVLEKHVMPVAGRIAEQKHLQAVRDGIILAMPLLIIGSLFLIIGFLPFPNYSEFMAGIFGEQWLNKLLYPVGATFDIMALVVSFGVAYRLAEKYKVDALSAGAISVSAFLLATPYQVSFTPEGASEAIMVGGGIPVQWVGSQGLFVAMLLAIVSTEIYRKIIQKNIVINLPEGVPPAVSRSFVALIPGFAVISLVWVVRLLLEMTPFEGFHHIVTTLLNKPLSLLGGSLLGGLVAVLLIHMLWSTGLHGAAIVGGVMGPIWLSLMDQNRQVFQNDPQAVLPNVITQQFFDLWIYIGGSGATLALVLAMILRARSQQLKNIGRLSIGPGLFNINEPVVFGMPIVMNPLLIIPFILVPLSLVVVSYVAMSTGLVAKPNGVAVPWTTPLLFSGYLATGGKISGVVLQLINFSLALAIYYPFFKIWDKQKLKEEQGAGTENARSVVA; this is translated from the coding sequence GTGAACCGATTTGTAAGCGTTTTAGAAAAACATGTGATGCCGGTAGCCGGACGAATCGCCGAACAAAAACATCTGCAAGCAGTCCGGGACGGTATCATTCTGGCCATGCCTCTATTGATCATCGGCTCCTTGTTTTTAATCATCGGTTTTCTTCCATTTCCGAATTACAGCGAATTTATGGCGGGTATATTCGGGGAGCAGTGGTTGAATAAGCTGCTGTATCCCGTTGGAGCTACCTTTGATATCATGGCACTCGTCGTCAGCTTCGGTGTCGCCTACCGTTTGGCTGAAAAGTATAAAGTAGATGCACTTTCAGCCGGCGCCATTTCCGTCTCTGCCTTTTTATTGGCCACCCCCTACCAGGTATCCTTCACCCCTGAGGGAGCAAGCGAAGCGATCATGGTCGGCGGCGGGATTCCGGTCCAGTGGGTCGGCAGTCAGGGATTGTTTGTCGCTATGCTTCTCGCCATCGTTTCTACCGAAATCTATCGGAAGATCATTCAAAAAAATATCGTGATCAACTTGCCGGAAGGGGTTCCCCCGGCGGTCTCCCGCTCGTTTGTAGCCCTGATCCCCGGCTTTGCGGTTATCAGTTTGGTGTGGGTGGTACGCCTGCTGCTTGAAATGACACCCTTTGAAGGGTTCCACCATATCGTGACCACCCTGTTGAACAAGCCGTTGAGCCTGTTGGGAGGAAGCTTGCTGGGCGGATTGGTCGCCGTGTTGTTGATCCATATGCTGTGGTCGACCGGATTACATGGAGCAGCCATTGTGGGCGGTGTGATGGGACCGATTTGGCTGTCCCTGATGGATCAGAATCGACAGGTGTTCCAAAACGATCCCCAGGCCGTCCTCCCCAATGTGATCACCCAGCAGTTTTTTGATCTCTGGATATACATCGGAGGGTCTGGAGCGACACTGGCGCTGGTGCTTGCGATGATTCTCCGGGCCAGGAGCCAGCAGTTGAAGAACATCGGCCGCTTGTCGATCGGCCCCGGATTATTCAACATCAACGAACCGGTTGTTTTTGGGATGCCCATCGTGATGAATCCCCTTTTGATCATTCCGTTTATCCTGGTGCCCCTCTCATTGGTCGTCGTATCCTATGTCGCCATGTCCACCGGATTGGTGGCGAAACCGAACGGTGTGGCCGTTCCCTGGACAACGCCGCTGCTGTTCAGCGGTTACCTGGCGACGGGAGGAAAGATATCGGGAGTGGTTCTGCAACTGATCAACTTCAGCTTGGCATTGGCCATCTACTATCCCTTCTTTAAAATCTGGGATAAACAGAAGCTGAAAGAAGAACAGGGAGCCGGTACAGAAAACGCCCGATCGGTTGTTGCCTAG
- the chbG gene encoding chitin disaccharide deacetylase: protein MVTNVIVNADDFGYSKGVNLGILESFQQGVVTSTTMMVNMPAIEHAAALAKQHPDLDVGIHLVLTCGKPVHPDVPSLVDERGMFHRNGEWSRLATEEDIEREWTAQIERFLSLGLKPTHLDSHHHVHGDQRVLPVATELAEKWDIPMRLAMEETPASPSGKRKTTDRFIYAFYGEELTKETFIDLLDQSQRWEWVEIMCHPAYLDMPLLEGSSYALQRVNELSILTDPAVLEAVKRKNIQLARYRDIQTKTHA, encoded by the coding sequence ATGGTTACCAACGTCATTGTGAATGCCGACGACTTTGGATATTCCAAAGGCGTGAACCTCGGGATTCTGGAGAGTTTCCAACAGGGAGTGGTCACGTCCACCACGATGATGGTCAATATGCCGGCTATAGAACATGCGGCGGCATTGGCGAAGCAACATCCGGATCTGGATGTGGGGATCCATTTGGTACTCACATGCGGAAAACCTGTCCATCCGGACGTTCCCTCCCTGGTTGACGAACGGGGGATGTTTCATCGTAACGGTGAGTGGAGCCGCTTGGCTACAGAAGAGGATATCGAGCGGGAATGGACCGCGCAAATCGAACGATTTTTGTCATTGGGGCTAAAACCGACTCATCTGGACAGTCATCATCATGTTCACGGCGATCAACGGGTGCTTCCCGTTGCGACGGAACTGGCCGAAAAGTGGGATATTCCCATGCGCCTGGCCATGGAGGAGACTCCGGCTTCGCCATCCGGAAAACGGAAAACGACGGATCGTTTTATTTACGCCTTTTACGGGGAGGAACTGACGAAGGAGACGTTTATCGATCTGTTGGATCAATCACAGAGATGGGAATGGGTGGAGATCATGTGCCACCCCGCCTATCTCGACATGCCGCTTTTGGAGGGAAGTTCCTACGCACTCCAACGAGTGAACGAGCTATCCATCCTGACCGACCCTGCCGTGTTGGAAGCGGTCAAACGGAAAAATATCCAACTAGCCCGTTATCGGGACATCCAAACCAAGACTCATGCTTAG
- a CDS encoding PTS lactose/cellobiose transporter subunit IIA encodes MDSMEGIVFELILHGGNGKSLAMEAIAEAKKGKIAAAREKLKQSGEELQKAHRLQANLIQQEAGGSRSEVTLLMIHAQDHLMNAITVKDLAAEMVDLYERITIDGGVKA; translated from the coding sequence ATGGATTCGATGGAAGGAATTGTATTTGAATTGATTCTTCACGGCGGCAATGGCAAAAGTTTGGCGATGGAAGCCATCGCGGAAGCAAAAAAGGGAAAGATTGCTGCCGCCCGTGAGAAATTGAAGCAATCGGGGGAGGAATTGCAAAAAGCGCATCGCCTTCAAGCCAACCTGATTCAACAAGAAGCAGGGGGATCCCGCTCAGAAGTGACGCTCCTGATGATCCATGCCCAGGATCATCTGATGAATGCGATCACCGTCAAAGACTTAGCGGCAGAAATGGTCGATTTGTATGAAAGGATCACCATTGACGGAGGTGTCAAAGCATGA
- a CDS encoding 6-phospho-beta-glucosidase has translation MSGIKVVTIGGGSSYTPELVEGLIKRYGELPVQELWLVDIPEGEEKLNIVGALAKRMVEKAGVPMKIHLTLDRRQALRDADFVTTQFRVGLLDARAKDESIPLKYGVIGQETNGPGGLFKALRTIPVMLEIATDMEEFCPDAWLINFTNPAGMVTEALLRCSPLEKVVGLCNVPIGMQMGIAKMLQVEADRIHIDFAGLNHMVFGLNVYLDGENITEKLIQQFLSGEKSGVTMENIVDLGWEPAFIEGLKILPCPYHRYYYQTDRILDEEMEAAKTKGTRAQVVQKLEADLFELYKDPDLAVKPPQLEKRGGAYYSDAACRLIHSIYNDKGDIQPVNTKNNGAIQGIPADSAVEVNCVITKDGPKPITVGELPVPVQGLVQQIKSFERVTVEAAVTGDYNTALVAMTINPLVPSDKVAKQLLDEMLEAHQAYLPQFFEKVDV, from the coding sequence ATGAGTGGAATCAAAGTCGTCACCATCGGAGGAGGATCCAGTTACACCCCCGAGCTGGTGGAGGGACTGATCAAGCGCTACGGGGAATTGCCGGTTCAAGAATTGTGGCTGGTCGATATCCCTGAAGGCGAAGAAAAGTTAAACATTGTAGGCGCATTGGCCAAACGGATGGTGGAAAAAGCGGGCGTTCCGATGAAAATCCATTTAACGCTGGATCGGCGACAGGCTCTGCGAGACGCTGACTTTGTCACTACTCAATTTCGTGTCGGCTTGCTGGATGCACGGGCCAAAGATGAGTCCATTCCATTAAAATACGGGGTAATCGGCCAGGAAACAAACGGTCCGGGGGGGTTGTTCAAGGCCTTACGCACCATTCCCGTCATGCTGGAGATCGCAACGGATATGGAGGAGTTTTGTCCGGACGCCTGGCTGATCAATTTTACCAATCCGGCCGGGATGGTGACGGAGGCACTCCTGCGCTGCAGTCCCTTGGAAAAAGTGGTGGGGTTGTGCAACGTCCCCATCGGGATGCAAATGGGGATCGCCAAGATGCTCCAGGTGGAAGCGGACCGGATTCATATTGATTTTGCCGGTTTAAACCATATGGTGTTTGGACTCAACGTTTACCTGGATGGAGAAAACATTACGGAAAAGTTGATACAACAATTTCTGAGCGGTGAAAAATCCGGGGTTACGATGGAGAACATTGTGGACCTCGGCTGGGAGCCTGCGTTTATCGAAGGGCTGAAGATTCTCCCCTGTCCCTACCACCGCTATTATTATCAGACGGACCGTATCTTGGACGAGGAAATGGAAGCGGCAAAAACAAAAGGAACGCGGGCGCAAGTGGTGCAGAAGCTGGAAGCGGATCTGTTTGAGCTGTACAAGGATCCGGATCTGGCTGTGAAGCCGCCTCAGCTGGAAAAACGGGGTGGAGCCTATTACAGTGATGCCGCCTGTAGACTCATTCATTCCATTTACAATGACAAAGGGGACATCCAGCCGGTCAACACGAAAAATAACGGTGCGATCCAGGGCATTCCGGCGGACTCGGCGGTGGAGGTCAACTGTGTCATCACCAAGGACGGACCCAAACCGATCACGGTAGGAGAACTGCCGGTTCCGGTCCAGGGGCTGGTCCAGCAGATCAAATCCTTTGAGCGGGTTACCGTGGAAGCGGCTGTCACCGGCGATTACAACACGGCCTTGGTTGCCATGACCATCAATCCGCTGGTTCCTTCCGACAAGGTGGCCAAACAATTGCTGGATGAGATGCTGGAAGCTCATCAGGCCTATCTGCCGCAGTTTTTTGAGAAAGTCGATGTGTAA
- a CDS encoding GH1 family beta-glucosidase, with the protein MLRKRGKRVNRYIDTKTTTFPENFVWGVATSSFQIEGAVDRDGRGESIWDRFGKVPGKIDNGDTGDVACSHYDRYRDDVQLMKELSVQSYRFSVSWPRIFPEGKGRPNQKGMDFYKSLVDQLLQAGITPMLTCYHWDLPQALQERGGWLNRDTIDRFLEYVTHLYRELGDVVPSWITHNEPWVVSYLGYGNGIHAPGIQDFSSSLKAAHHLLLSHGKAVSAFRQLGPKDGEIGISLNLTSSYPADDSEECRDAARKWDGFINRWYLDPLFKGKYPADMVDYYAAGGWFGPDTPEEEMDAISQPIDFLGINYYSRATLRPGDSGDPACLGVEHVSTGRPVTAMGWEIDPQGLYDLLKRLRRDYGETPIIITENGAAFEDQRKEDDTIQDESRVRYIHDHLKACHRALADQVPLKGYYAWSFMDNFEWAFGYQKRFGLVHVDYETQKRTPKNSAWWYKQVMENNGV; encoded by the coding sequence ATGCTTAGGAAGCGGGGGAAGAGAGTGAACCGATACATAGATACGAAGACAACGACATTTCCCGAAAACTTCGTATGGGGGGTGGCAACTTCATCGTTTCAGATCGAGGGGGCGGTAGACCGGGATGGCCGGGGAGAATCCATTTGGGATCGTTTTGGCAAGGTTCCGGGGAAAATTGACAACGGCGACACCGGTGACGTCGCCTGCAGTCACTATGATCGATACCGGGATGATGTTCAGCTGATGAAAGAGTTGTCTGTCCAATCGTATCGCTTTTCGGTCAGTTGGCCGCGGATCTTTCCGGAGGGAAAAGGACGGCCCAATCAAAAAGGCATGGACTTTTACAAATCCTTGGTGGATCAATTGCTTCAAGCAGGAATCACCCCGATGTTGACCTGTTATCACTGGGATCTGCCTCAAGCATTGCAGGAGCGGGGAGGGTGGTTAAACCGGGATACGATCGATCGCTTTTTGGAATATGTGACTCATCTGTATCGCGAGTTGGGGGATGTCGTTCCCTCCTGGATCACCCATAACGAGCCATGGGTGGTATCTTACCTGGGATACGGGAACGGCATACACGCACCGGGAATTCAGGACTTCTCCTCTTCTTTGAAAGCGGCTCACCATTTACTGTTGTCTCACGGGAAAGCGGTTTCAGCCTTCCGACAGCTGGGACCTAAGGATGGGGAAATCGGGATTTCTCTCAATCTGACTTCTTCTTATCCGGCGGATGATTCGGAAGAATGCCGGGATGCAGCACGGAAATGGGACGGTTTTATCAATCGTTGGTATTTGGACCCCCTGTTCAAAGGGAAGTATCCTGCGGATATGGTGGATTACTATGCGGCCGGTGGATGGTTCGGCCCGGATACACCTGAGGAAGAGATGGATGCCATTTCTCAACCGATTGATTTTCTGGGAATCAACTATTATTCGAGGGCGACCCTCCGTCCGGGCGATTCCGGTGATCCGGCCTGTTTGGGAGTGGAGCATGTTTCCACGGGTCGACCCGTCACCGCGATGGGATGGGAGATCGATCCGCAGGGGCTGTATGATTTGTTGAAGCGCCTTCGCCGAGACTACGGGGAGACTCCCATTATCATTACAGAAAATGGGGCCGCTTTTGAGGATCAACGAAAGGAGGATGATACGATCCAAGATGAAAGTCGGGTACGGTATATCCATGATCATTTGAAGGCATGCCACCGGGCGCTGGCGGACCAAGTTCCGCTGAAGGGGTATTATGCTTGGTCGTTCATGGACAATTTCGAATGGGCGTTCGGATACCAAAAGCGGTTCGGGTTGGTCCATGTCGATTATGAAACTCAAAAACGAACGCCCAAAAACAGCGCCTGGTGGTATAAGCAGGTGATGGAGAACAACGGGGTTTAA
- a CDS encoding ABC transporter substrate-binding protein, translating to MKKWFAIAVCAALVMAISACSPGAGDGKVQLTFWVFGSTGYDKLVEEYMKENPDVKIKISTYEFGDHHNNLFTALSTGSGAPDLAMVEVGQIDRYRDAQDKFHNLYDYGAADVKEEYLDWKWRIGESADGEFLFGLPTDIGPTAMYYRKDVFEEAGLPSDPKSVSELTETWDKFEETAKTIVKKTGKPMTDNIEITYNARLNQFPEQYFNEDEELIIEDSPYAKQAYDHAVQMIQQGLVGSYELWSPEWGAAMNKGEYAALLGPSWMQGVIKGNAPGSFKWLIAPTPEGAGNWGGSYITIPKQTSHPEEAYRFAEWLVSPDNQYQSFKGKGLFPSAPAVYERDDFKETADEYFGGIQTAQLFAEAAEQVKPVYTGKNYLVVQEEIVKALTNVQKKKADPEKEWKAAVKRIKGQLDKQ from the coding sequence ATGAAAAAGTGGTTTGCTATAGCGGTGTGTGCCGCCCTGGTTATGGCCATATCCGCCTGCTCACCGGGTGCGGGTGACGGAAAAGTCCAGCTCACTTTCTGGGTTTTCGGGAGTACGGGTTATGACAAGTTGGTTGAGGAGTATATGAAAGAAAATCCCGACGTGAAGATCAAAATCAGCACCTATGAATTTGGAGATCACCACAATAACCTGTTTACGGCTCTTTCTACCGGGAGCGGGGCCCCGGATCTGGCGATGGTGGAAGTGGGGCAGATCGACCGGTACCGCGATGCCCAGGATAAATTTCACAACCTGTACGACTATGGCGCGGCTGATGTGAAAGAGGAATACCTGGATTGGAAGTGGCGCATCGGGGAAAGCGCGGACGGGGAATTCCTGTTCGGATTGCCGACGGATATCGGGCCGACGGCGATGTACTACCGCAAAGATGTGTTTGAAGAAGCCGGTCTTCCGTCCGATCCCAAAAGTGTTTCAGAATTGACGGAAACCTGGGACAAATTTGAGGAGACAGCGAAAACGATCGTCAAAAAAACAGGCAAGCCCATGACGGACAACATAGAGATCACCTATAACGCACGCCTAAACCAGTTTCCGGAACAGTATTTTAACGAGGACGAGGAGTTGATCATCGAAGATTCTCCCTATGCCAAACAGGCCTATGATCATGCGGTCCAGATGATTCAACAAGGCCTGGTCGGAAGTTACGAACTTTGGTCGCCGGAGTGGGGGGCGGCGATGAACAAGGGCGAATACGCCGCATTGTTGGGGCCTTCCTGGATGCAGGGTGTGATTAAAGGAAACGCGCCCGGGTCTTTTAAATGGTTAATCGCCCCCACGCCGGAAGGAGCGGGGAATTGGGGAGGCTCTTACATCACGATACCCAAACAGACGTCCCACCCCGAAGAAGCGTATCGATTTGCTGAATGGCTGGTCTCCCCGGACAATCAGTATCAATCGTTCAAAGGCAAGGGACTGTTTCCATCCGCTCCTGCCGTGTATGAGCGGGACGATTTCAAGGAAACCGCAGATGAATACTTTGGTGGAATTCAAACCGCCCAGTTGTTCGCCGAAGCGGCAGAGCAAGTGAAACCGGTATATACCGGGAAAAACTACCTCGTCGTCCAAGAAGAAATCGTCAAAGCGTTGACCAACGTACAGAAAAAGAAGGCCGACCCGGAAAAGGAATGGAAAGCCGCGGTCAAACGGATCAAAGGGCAACTGGACAAACAGTGA
- a CDS encoding carbohydrate ABC transporter permease yields the protein MTLEKKRPSPPLGVKGRWWTEKRKNAFSGYLFILPFFLLFAVFGLFPILFSFQLAFFKWDGLNEKVFVGWENFQLILNDALFWKSLYNTFLIGIMGTLPQLIVALVLASALNSRMVRYRHLFRVAYFLPFVTSIVAVSVIFSIIFSSNPAGLANVLLSWVGISPIHWDTSEWGVKIAISVMVFWRWVGYNTIIYLAGLQSIPRELYEAAKIDGASVLQQWRHITLPMLKPVVIFTVFLSTIGSLQLFTEPLVFMGRNLREEGMTVVLYLYRDAFNQFAFGTASATAVVLFIIIAAFSVLNVLLANRIGKGGGL from the coding sequence ATTACGCTTGAAAAAAAGAGACCATCGCCTCCCTTGGGAGTGAAGGGGAGATGGTGGACGGAAAAAAGAAAAAACGCGTTTTCGGGTTATCTGTTTATCTTGCCGTTTTTCCTATTATTCGCCGTGTTTGGCTTGTTTCCGATCCTGTTCAGCTTTCAGTTGGCCTTTTTTAAATGGGACGGTTTAAATGAGAAGGTCTTTGTCGGCTGGGAGAATTTCCAACTGATCCTGAATGATGCCCTGTTCTGGAAATCCCTCTACAACACGTTCTTGATCGGGATAATGGGGACGTTGCCGCAGTTGATCGTGGCACTGGTTTTGGCCAGCGCGCTAAATTCCAGGATGGTTCGGTATCGGCATCTGTTCCGTGTCGCTTATTTTCTCCCGTTTGTCACCTCGATCGTGGCGGTTTCCGTTATTTTTAGCATTATTTTCAGCAGCAATCCCGCCGGTTTGGCCAATGTTCTGCTCAGCTGGGTGGGGATTTCCCCGATCCATTGGGATACATCGGAATGGGGGGTAAAGATCGCCATCTCCGTCATGGTGTTTTGGCGGTGGGTGGGCTATAACACCATCATTTACTTAGCGGGGTTGCAAAGCATCCCTCGTGAATTGTATGAAGCCGCTAAAATCGATGGGGCATCGGTATTGCAGCAATGGAGGCATATCACCCTCCCGATGCTGAAGCCCGTGGTGATTTTCACCGTGTTTTTGTCTACGATCGGATCCTTGCAACTTTTTACGGAGCCGCTTGTCTTCATGGGCAGAAACCTCCGGGAAGAAGGGATGACGGTGGTGCTCTATCTCTACCGGGATGCTTTTAATCAATTTGCCTTTGGCACGGCATCCGCCACCGCTGTAGTCCTGTTTATCATTATCGCGGCTTTTTCAGTCCTGAATGTTTTGCTTGCCAACCGGATCGGCAAAGGAGGGGGATTGTGA
- a CDS encoding carbohydrate ABC transporter permease — translation MKAATRIGLKTGLYLVLSVGAVLSLFPFYWMFIMSTQPNHVFNQVPPALLPGKELISNFMNVLVNIDFFQAMLNSLIVSLSITVGVLFFCSLAGFAFAKLHFPGKRFLFFFILMTMMIPPQLGLIPQYYIMTQLGWINELKAVIVPGLIHAFGIFWMRQYIKETIPDEMIEAAKIDGCSNFRIYWNIVVPSTLPAFATLGIIAFMGAWNDFLWPLTVLKDPSAQTIQVAIRTLYDAYVKDYGMIVSGTFWATVPLIVVFLAFNKLFISSLTEGSVKS, via the coding sequence ATGAAAGCGGCCACTCGTATCGGGTTGAAGACCGGTCTTTATCTGGTGTTGTCCGTCGGCGCTGTCTTGTCGTTGTTTCCGTTCTACTGGATGTTTATCATGTCCACTCAGCCCAATCACGTTTTCAATCAGGTTCCGCCCGCCCTGTTGCCGGGTAAAGAGTTAATCTCCAATTTTATGAACGTGTTGGTCAACATCGATTTTTTTCAAGCGATGCTGAACTCCCTGATTGTTTCCCTATCCATCACGGTCGGGGTGTTGTTTTTCTGTTCGTTGGCGGGTTTTGCTTTCGCCAAATTGCATTTTCCGGGGAAACGGTTTCTGTTTTTCTTCATCCTGATGACGATGATGATTCCCCCGCAATTGGGCCTCATCCCCCAATACTACATCATGACTCAACTGGGCTGGATCAATGAATTAAAGGCGGTGATCGTACCCGGTTTGATCCACGCTTTCGGGATTTTTTGGATGAGGCAGTATATCAAGGAGACCATTCCCGATGAGATGATCGAAGCGGCCAAGATCGATGGGTGCTCCAATTTTCGGATCTATTGGAACATCGTCGTCCCTTCGACACTGCCCGCTTTTGCCACATTGGGAATTATCGCGTTCATGGGGGCGTGGAACGATTTTCTCTGGCCCCTGACCGTGTTGAAAGATCCGTCTGCGCAGACGATCCAGGTTGCGATTCGCACCCTCTATGATGCTTATGTCAAAGACTATGGTATGATAGTATCGGGAACATTCTGGGCGACGGTCCCGCTGATTGTGGTGTTCCTCGCCTTCAACAAGCTGTTTATTTCCAGCTTGACGGAAGGATCGGTAAAATCCTGA
- a CDS encoding LacI family DNA-binding transcriptional regulator has product MIAREGPAMKYTIKDIAKMAGVSPSTVSKILNNYHDIGEDTKKAVLEVMEKTGYRPSYSAKALATKKSNIIGVIYAGKINADFNHPFFVDVINAFKKNIGEFGYDLLFFSNEKFASSKGDYLSRCRHYQIDGCIIINGDDIEASIDELDHSEIPCIGVDLPLSGKTSGYVTTDNYQVSAKVVEHFYLLGCREIAYIAGNPKSVVSNLRTEGLERAMQKFGIPFREEWVVHGDYFEESGYEAMKKLLSHGEVPQALFAASDLMALGAIRAIKEEGLRIPEDIAVVGCDDIDAARLVDPPLSTVKQDKEKIGKLAAYMLRDLMDKRTDSCSILVEPELIVRQSCGAKSRDGSNRVPVRQTGP; this is encoded by the coding sequence ATGATCGCAAGGGAAGGACCTGCCATGAAATACACGATCAAAGACATTGCAAAAATGGCCGGCGTTTCGCCCTCCACCGTGTCAAAAATATTAAACAATTACCATGACATCGGCGAAGACACCAAAAAAGCGGTGTTGGAGGTGATGGAAAAGACGGGGTACCGTCCTTCCTATTCGGCGAAGGCGTTGGCGACCAAAAAATCGAACATTATCGGGGTCATCTACGCCGGCAAGATCAACGCGGATTTCAACCACCCTTTCTTTGTGGATGTCATAAACGCGTTCAAAAAAAACATCGGCGAATTCGGTTATGACCTGTTGTTTTTCTCCAATGAAAAGTTTGCGTCGTCTAAGGGGGATTATTTATCCCGTTGCCGACACTATCAGATAGATGGCTGTATCATTATCAATGGGGACGACATCGAAGCTTCCATCGATGAATTGGACCACAGTGAAATCCCCTGTATCGGCGTGGACCTTCCACTGTCCGGAAAGACTTCGGGGTATGTCACCACGGATAACTATCAAGTTTCCGCCAAAGTGGTGGAACATTTTTATCTTCTGGGTTGTCGGGAGATCGCGTATATTGCCGGAAATCCTAAATCCGTGGTTTCCAATCTGCGGACGGAAGGCCTGGAACGGGCCATGCAAAAATTCGGCATTCCTTTCCGTGAAGAATGGGTGGTCCATGGCGATTATTTTGAAGAGAGCGGCTATGAGGCGATGAAAAAACTGCTGTCGCATGGGGAGGTCCCCCAAGCGTTGTTTGCGGCATCCGATTTAATGGCCCTCGGGGCGATCCGGGCGATCAAGGAAGAGGGATTGCGCATTCCGGAAGATATCGCCGTGGTCGGCTGTGATGACATCGATGCGGCGCGACTGGTGGATCCACCTCTGTCCACGGTGAAACAAGATAAAGAGAAAATCGGCAAATTGGCCGCCTATATGCTCCGGGACCTGATGGATAAACGAACCGATTCCTGTTCGATCCTGGTGGAACCGGAACTGATTGTCCGGCAGTCTTGCGGTGCAAAGTCCCGTGATGGTTCCAACCGGGTTCCCGTGCGGCAGACAGGCCCGTAA
- a CDS encoding DM13 domain-containing protein yields MNKRWWIIGLVVVLLAGAWYLFRPEKAFIDERVNEDFPDVTLGADNRDEDEEKPRLLAQGEFYDVAKSAEGKASIYELEDGSRTLRLTDFETSNGPDVHVVLVDQLNAADNETVKNAELVYLGKLKGNKGDQNYEIPEDVDLNSFPTVSIWCKRFAENFGAASLTYTE; encoded by the coding sequence ATGAACAAGCGATGGTGGATCATAGGACTGGTGGTAGTCCTGCTGGCGGGAGCCTGGTATCTGTTCAGGCCGGAGAAGGCATTCATCGATGAGCGGGTGAACGAGGATTTTCCGGATGTGACCCTGGGTGCGGACAATCGGGATGAAGACGAGGAGAAGCCGCGTTTGCTGGCGCAAGGAGAGTTTTATGATGTGGCCAAGAGCGCCGAAGGAAAAGCGAGCATCTATGAGTTGGAAGACGGGAGCCGCACGTTGCGTCTGACCGACTTTGAAACCTCCAACGGTCCCGATGTGCATGTGGTGTTGGTCGATCAACTAAATGCCGCGGACAATGAGACCGTAAAAAATGCGGAACTAGTTTATCTGGGAAAACTGAAAGGCAACAAGGGGGATCAAAACTACGAGATTCCCGAAGATGTGGATCTAAACAGCTTTCCTACTGTCTCCATCTGGTGTAAACGGTTTGCGGAGAACTTTGGGGCGGCATCGTTAACGTATACGGAGTAA
- a CDS encoding TetR/AcrR family transcriptional regulator, whose amino-acid sequence MPRTGRKEKILEQASRLFRTKGYHATTIRDISEASGMLSGSLYAHIQSKEDLLFEITDRGAERFLSSLAPIVDSDAPPEEKVRRALAVHMRVIADNLEAATVFFHEWKALSDERRAVIQAKRDEYEGMWARLLAEGRRQGRFQMVDEKSARLLILSAANGVYQWYAPDGEWSAEQVAERFARLLLDGLVTGERSEGK is encoded by the coding sequence ATGCCCCGAACCGGACGAAAAGAGAAAATTTTGGAGCAGGCCAGCCGGCTGTTCCGCACCAAGGGGTATCACGCTACGACCATCCGGGACATCTCTGAAGCCAGCGGGATGTTATCCGGCAGTTTGTATGCCCATATCCAGTCCAAGGAAGATCTGTTGTTTGAGATCACCGACCGCGGGGCGGAACGGTTTCTGTCCAGTCTGGCGCCGATTGTGGACAGTGATGCCCCGCCTGAGGAAAAAGTGCGGCGTGCGCTGGCGGTACATATGCGAGTGATCGCCGATAACCTGGAGGCGGCAACGGTTTTTTTTCATGAATGGAAAGCGCTTTCAGACGAGCGTCGGGCCGTTATCCAGGCGAAACGGGACGAATACGAAGGGATGTGGGCACGGCTGCTGGCAGAAGGACGTCGGCAGGGACGGTTTCAGATGGTGGATGAAAAGTCGGCCCGCCTGCTGATCCTGTCTGCGGCCAACGGTGTCTATCAGTGGTACGCCCCGGACGGGGAGTGGTCGGCGGAACAAGTGGCGGAGCGGTTTGCCCGTCTGTTGTTGGATGGATTGGTCACCGGAGAGAGGAGCGAAGGAAAATGA